Below is a genomic region from Cloeon dipterum chromosome 2, ieCloDipt1.1, whole genome shotgun sequence.
taaaatgccttaaaatcaaatttattatgaaagtatactgtggcgccatctgttggccaCTTTGAACGATTCGGGCTTATGCAACTTGGTGAGTTAAGCTGATAACAAGATCTAGAACTGTagaaatagagaaaaaatggATGTGGCTTCAATTGAATCTACTCAAAAGTGACCAGCTTTATTTTCAACAGAATAAGAGGTTTTGACCATTTCttaagttttataaaaaaataaatcaggctGACTctattgcaattttcaaaacatatttcaagggaaattaaaatgacgagCGTCTctactcacaatcaggatGGTCAGTTAATGGGGAAGATTAATctgagaaaattataataaagacCTTTTTTGgtggaatatattttaaagagattTTCGAGGATTAAAGCAGCAATGAATTGTGTTTCaaaaaagaggaagaagaaaaaatcaaatatttcaatccaAAATATCTAgcacattttgtaaaaagggGTAAAAGaatattctcattttaaaaaatgtttgctgcatacaaaattggcaaaagatatttttccggaaatgacagatttttaatgaatctttaaatattaacttgaattttttatttgtttttaaaaaaatagccgGAGGTTTTCGTCCACTTGAGTACCAAGGTCTATAAACAACTCTGAAAGGATGTAGAGATCTTGTTCGGAAGCTGTGACAAATTCTCTCAAGCCTACCATTTTGGCTaactgcatttatttattgcgtcCGCGTATAATTGTATAATTCAAAGTTAGCTACTGGCAAAATGAGAGCGGGGGAATTGTCACAGAGATAATTGGGTTTGCGCCGAGCAAGAGCGCTTGGCCGGGCATAATGAGCCGCAAAGTCCCGCACGTCCCGCACAATAAGCAAATAGCGAACGGACCTTATTCATAATATAATACATATCCCCGCGCCGCGtggacgtgtgtgtgtgtgtgagtgtgaaaGGAAAACACGCGATGGAGAATATAATAAGGAACTCGGTGGAGCGCGAGAGTGTAATTTGTATGTCTACCGCGAGCTTCTTTATTTTACGCGCGCCTTTATGGCCGCGGCCAGGACAAAACACGGACGCAGCAGAGATGTGCGTCcgagcaaagaaaaaaagcacaaaaggGTCCCGTTTGCGAGCGGCGCGCGGCAATTTCTTTTAGCGCTTAGGCTCGCTTTGTCTCTGCTCGCCCTGACGGCAGTACAAACTGATTAACTCCTTTCTAATCTggatttatgatatttttatatgaagtGTAAAGGATATTTTCGGCgatttgtgatttttcattACAATTATTCAACCATCTTTAGTAATATGCCTgctatttgtaaaattttgtcagtatttaataaatgtaataatttgagaacaataaataaataaataatttagtaaaattaaaataataataataaatgttgtgtttatttatttttaaaaaataatatgcaatattttgcaagtaataatttttccccTTTTGGATTTAGAGAATAACATtgcttgcaaaataaattgaattttcttgaaacttaaatattttataaaaccgtaatttttccaattttattgcaaactgAAAAACCAATTCGTTGCTATTTTCCTGTTGCTTGTATGACATTTGGACGATCAAGCACAAATCACGACTTTTTAAGCATCCTGacactgtttaaaaattaattttggtaatgaaaatcaactattttcgattatttcgaTGGAGAAAGGCAATCAttgcttgaatttaaaacagtaGCAGATTGTTTCCTAAttttgtcagaaaaaaatgggaaagttTAGCCCTGCacaataaagaaaatcatAGAGCGTTTTCtctttgtcaaatttttctaCGTACAAGAAAGTAAAATGGgctaaaaattttgctagaaattttaattttaagtctttaaattattggtAAGATTCTCTCAGGAAAAACGGTCATCTTGATATTTTGCACAAAACGCAAGATTTTACCTCGATTTCAGGattaaaaaagtgataaaatgGTGTCCCAAAGAACCGTCTAAATCCGTCTAGAACTGTCTTGTTTGcaacagtctaaaaatataGTCTAATTATTCTcaaaaaaatgtctaaaagtCACAGCTCTACAAAAAAAGACTAAATTTACTCTGGAAAACCCATTAAAATGTTCGTTAAATATCAAATACCTCCCAAGCATTCTTCTTTCAAGGCATATTATATCATTCACAATTAAAcgtcattaattaataaataatctaattaGAACAACAATCATCACAATCTAGAGCAATTTCAATTCATGATCGCAATGTTTCGTGCCAAGAGCAACGACGTCAATTGATTGAGATAGGCTGTCATCAATTAATCTAACGCAttatttgagataaaaaaagcCACAGTGGCTCGAAGCGCGCATATGCATTTGTTGCATAACGAGAGGCACgctaggaaattaattcatttggtCTGGTGCTGCGGGCtgataattaatcaataatcCGGCATTTAGGCTGTCAATGCGGGGAAAAAAGGCAAAAGCGCCGAGTCACGCGTGCTGCACAAAagtcggtgtgtgtgtgtgtggaatAATGCAGCGTGTGCTATGCTGCTATATATGCGGTGCCATTCGATAAATCACCACACGCGGCTGCAGGCgtgcattaaatttcttccCAGAAGCGCGGCAGACTAATTGGAGACGCAATTTGGCGCATACGATTCATATATCCCCGAAATCGAAAATTATCGAAACGCGCGTTTGTGAGAGTCATCCGAGTAAAATGGATGGACAGCAGCCGCAGCCCGGGCCGGTCGTTTGCCTTCTCacacttttttatatatatctgtaacaataatacataatattatgtgACCGGCAACAATCTCAAATATTTGCGTGGGGAGAGTGTGTTTCGTCCGCCGAAATCGATTCACATTCAAGGCCATCTACTTAATACACGACagctgaaagaaaattaaaaaacaaaataagaaatttagcatatttcaacttaaaattaaaatttaacgcaatgaaatataattttgtgctatttagctaatattttttaagttgttaatagtttcatgaaattaagattacaattttggaaagttttttttaaacaaaaaagaatatgaataattttgatgatttttttcaaacttccatatttcaacaatttaaaaaaaactcttacCGCATGACTTTGctgattgaaaattacaaaattagcaTGAATCTAAATAAtgcttaatattttgatagTCTTCTAATGATTTCAGAAAAAAGacggtttgaaaatttatgcgATTTTTCCGACGGTAAAAAAccatattttgtttcatttatatGGATGTCTACTTAGTGATTGTTAGCCAGTAAGAATCACAATTCATTTGGATTGATTTATCATTGTCATCGTCTCCATTTTTGTTCACAATTGCTACTGTCTGAAAGTCAGCAAATTTGTTCAACCGGATCTGAATtatctgttaaaaatattgacagaataattaattggacagttaataatttattttcggcaactaaaccaaaattataaaaaaattcataatgaaagtatttttatagcttttaaAACTAGGaataattgctaaaattgattaatctcaaggacaaataattttttaccaattttataAACATCTGTTTTTCCACAagcaatcataaaaataacaaaaatatacaaaacaaaattgattaaattaattaaaattaagagcatttaaagtgttttaagctttaaaattgaattagacattttttctaaagttTTGAGGCTTTTTGTATTTCCAACAGTAATTTTTAGACGCTTTTAGAGTTGTtaatagtttttcattttattattagccaAAAAGTATATATCAGAATAACAGCAAAATAATCAATGGCCTTACGAATTCCGATCTCTTctgttaaatattgaattttcaaaccaaCAACAAAGAGATCGAACAATTTTCCTCATTCAACGGTCGactctcattttttattgcggtCCAGATGTCCGATAATTTCCATGCCTCGTGCTTCTATTTACACGTATGGCGAGTGTGTTATAGacgaaaggaataaaaatcggGCAAAAAATGGCCACTAATTCCGTTTGTACGAGAAATTTCACGGCCAGTGGAGTGATGATCTATTTTGCGACAGTCATTCAGCCGGCGCAGGCGAGCATGAGGCGTTTCTTGAAAAGAAATCACGGCTCGTTCTCTTGCATTGTTGCGCGCGTATTGCCAAGCTGCACCCGAATTTCGACCACGCTGAATGagagaaagaagaagaagaaaatgtgGCCGTGCTCGCAAGAAAGTGACGcagctagattttttttccttatttttattttgtgatcgAGGGAAACAACAGTCACCGATCTGCGCTATATACCTGAGTTTCACAACAGAAACGAAGAAAATCGCGTGAAATTAGGATTTGAAAGTTCCTCTATCATTAATCTTActgttatttataattttatcattaagAAATTGAGATAtcattttctataaatttggCTTTAGCATTAGACGATCTACTATCGGAGAATCAcagtgaatatttaatttagtaatttttacaacaaattgaaacacaccacaatatataaaattaaatacaaataaaaaacctaaGAAACTTAATAATTAAGTAGTTTCAGttacatattttaaaccaaaaaaattttaaaattatttgtaaatctaaatttaaataaaaattaatgaaatttattttaaaaatttgttttctataCAGAATATCTTTAATAGAGTAAAATGTAGAttaagtttataaatttacaaattattataaacatatttcattttgttaatgattttcacttttatttgcAACTTATTTATCGgtgtgcaaataattatatgagctgaatttttctttactGGTCAAAAtcttacttttaaaaaactaGATGGTGCGCTAACCTTTTGAttagcatgctaactttggagccgatttgctcaaataaaagaggaatgatactggaaaagcctggaaaatgcttgtggCCAATGCATACACTCGTCCcctaggattcagttaaagccaaaattgacctaaggagcgctgtaattttttgagaaaattggctggaaggttaccgtgcttttcaaatggtaaggacggtctccttacttgaaatccgatttaatttcaaaaccaagaagTTTGCCCAATAattggcatacaccgttggacagatctcgacgagaggaatcgaaatatgccaagaaaatatgttcaagcactctaaattttggagaaaattggcaaaatttgaatttttattgtaggaaggtcatttttttattattgaaaattgttgaacaaattgtttatcggtcaattgtttaaggcatccaacaatttaaataattttcaactgttgcccagtatcattccactttaaaacctTGGAAGATTGTATCTCTATGCCGACtttgatatcaaattttaaggtaaaaggaaacaattatttttaatatttgcataTCGTCCTGGtagcggcaaaattgcgcaactttcaacaaccaaacgcgaatttctttgttgcaagaaaagggcaacaatcaattagacaatgaaaatttgggtattTGTTGAATGATTCGCAAATTTACCGCGACCAGGACGATAATACTACTTTTAATCAATAATGTTTGGAAATACGCAATATTGGGACAATAGTTTTCCTCTCATAGTTTTTCAACAATAatctctaaaattaaaatcgtattTACCAAACATACATATgatttaaatgaatgaattacaAACTGAGAGATAATGCTGTGAGTAATATTCCgacaatagtaaaaaaatctctcGTCACAAGCCATAATTAAGTGACACACAACTCGTTAACTTAATCTTCACCAATTCTTATCATGCAGCTGTCACGACCACGTTTCTAACATTCACAACTTTTCCAAAGTTCTCCATTACTCGTTATCGTTCCTGCCAAAATATGTCGAAGATAAGGTGGCCTTGGAGGGGCCAATAATCATCAATGTTTGCACACCAAGATTCTCATTAAATTCGCCGCTTTTGCGTTAAAGATTTCTGCTAAAGGGGGAAAAATGATTAGTCGTCACAGCTCATCTGCAATATCACGTCTACAGTTAACGGGTTTATGGGTGCCTCTCCTTATCTCCGTGCTTTAATCTCCTTAGAACAACATACGCACGCCGATGACAGATCATTCAGTGACAGAAAACCGGCCAAGAAATGGTAAAAACGAAGGGCGtgagcaacaaaattttttactttgctgCAATTCTGCTGCAAAGTTTTTGCCATGGAATCGCCATTGCAATTCCGTTTGTCGTCTGTTGGTATTGCTTCAGTGACTACTCCCTCTTCTCATTTCACCCGTCGTTTTTCTCCATTGGGGTAAGTTTCTTGCAATCTACAATAAAtctgtgattaaaaaaatgcgtctccaaaattttatctctaaatgaaaataaaatataaagcgATCTACAAcagaaaacaataatatgGAGATGATGCCGcagcctttttattttggaatttagaTCCACCTCTACTAATAATGGCTCTAAAATATAATCactttattttacttttgattaaGTTTATATTAACAAttcaatttctaattaatgCGTTGAAGACATTgttaagaaatatttgtttgatgatcgaaaaaccaatttttacaattaatttccttttgcaaaatataaagtttAAAGCAATTGGGTGATGAAAAtctatagaaaaatattgtaaaaaaactcTAGGAAAGGAAACTTATGAATATTCGGTAATATATACTTACAAATTAATCCCTCAATTAAAGTTGATTTTAGAAGAAGAACGCTCAGATAAGAAGGGTAcacattaaatattatttatttgtaattccaatggcataaaaatattttcttaaaatttttgtcagtcatacaaattttaaagctctcttattccatcaaattttttattaaaagtacaATGATAACCAAAAGCAAAATTgcctttaaatttcagcatttATAACATAATGTTATGTTAGGAAAAGTGTTGATTGTTGGATGATaaaagaagaataaatttagTGCTGATGAAGCATGGAAGGCACAGGAGACGTCAATGGATTTTGATCTTAGCTACTCAATTATCGATTCATTAATTGTAAAAGtttcttttgatatttattttaatcctaGCAAACAgtcaaaaagtaaaacaacAATCATATCATATAATCAAGCCATGCGGGTCTATCTCACTTACTTaagtgctgattgtgagattaACTTGTGTTGTCTCTAATAGCTTTGATTTGAACattctctaaaataaaaaatatataaaaatgtcgAGCGTGATATCTTAGCAGATTTTGTGATCCTGTTAAGCCATTGTATTTATAGTTGTCGAACTCAACAGGACttatatgaattaatttaagccaaaataaagggaaatttaaaagggaatcCAGCTGAATCAGATCTATACAACTGTCCCCTctatataaaaatcaagattgGAAATATATCATCGCTGTGAAAATAAGAACAACCCCTCTGtttaaattgacctaaaaTTACCTTAAagatcgtctttgacgaagattctgagaaaaccaatcgattcttgagggtcgaattaggtaaagtggatatttttccgaccaaaaagtccagcgcgaagtaagaacttttttcccgccaaaacaatatgaatgcgagaagtgtgcatgcgtcagagctggctggatctgacaaagaagtcattcgtacaggcggtctctctgcaagtgctcaaaccagctctgacgcatgcgcagttctcgaatatacgttcaaattgttttggcgggaaaaagttctacttgtgctacgcacgtcgcgctgcactttttggtcggaaaaatctccactttacctaattcaaccctaaagaatcgattggaactTCGTCATAGACGATCTTTaatccctttttatttaaaaattatatattgtaTTATTTCTATCATTTTCAACGGCTTATCAAagctataaaattttcagttcctCCTGCTCTTCACGGAGGGATTCTTGCTCTTCCTGCCAGATAACGTGCTGACGAAGACCTTGGCGCGGCAGACGACCGGCAAGATCCACGGCGCCCTGCAGGCGTTGGGCTTCGCGTTCTCGGTCGCCGGCTTCGTCATCATCGTGGTGTACAAGTTCAACAACAACTTCCAGCACATCCGGTCGGCGCACTCGATCACGGGCCTGGTGGCGTTCATCCTGACCTGCCTGGCCTTCTGCGGCGGCGTGGCCACCAGGCTGAAGGTGCCGCACCTGGCCAGACTCAAGGTCGGACACAACGCCCTCGGGCTCGTCGCCTACGCTGTCGGCATTTCAGCCCTGTGCCTCGGGCTGCTCGCAAAGTTCCCCGATTACGTTGGCGACGGCTGGGTCACCTGCATGGTGGTGCTGACCGCCGTCACAGGCGCCACCATAGTTTCAAACGCTCTCTTCTCGCTGTTCAAACGCGTCAAAAACTTGTGACTCACAGACTTTTATAATGACAAACTGTAATAAAAGATAAGTATTTATGACTCAAATAAACTCGTAAAAGAGTTATTTCTTTAAGTGTCCCATGAAATGacatgtgtttattttttgatggAGTGAGATATCAACTTTATTTACAGATAGGTGTAAAATCTTAAGAACTCGTCAATGAGCTTAAGTAACGTCATTCTAAAATGTTCAGATTTAAGATTTAGTGGTGAAAATAACCGGTTTGAAGCCACGTATAGAAAAGGTACCAGcgtttctttcgatttttaagGTGGTATCGCTTCTATTCAAGACTTTATCTCAACACTGTGCATGTACTAAACTTACATAATGATTTCCGTTGGTTTGCTTAAAACTTGGGTCAGTCCATCCAACCGCAGTAGAAAGCATTCTAATTGCAAAATCCACAGCAGCATGCAgacatatacatatataagtGCCTGAAAATCGTAAGTATACGGTGACACTTTCTGCTAGCGGCTTCAAACGCAgtgaattgtttatttctaattgcaaaatatgagCATTGCAATATTCCATTCTTATCAAAGTGAGATGATTAAGGAAAAAGATTCCAGTAAATATTATCGATTATATTCTCagactaaaaattgaatccatatttgtcaacaaatttttaaacatagaATCTCTAAGAAATCGTCAAgagcataaaatgaaaaaaaaaatgcttatatattatattttactatGTTTAGGACTTGTTTGGGTCAATagactttaatttattgaattcaaaatcTGGGGCGTTTTTTATCGGTTTCTTGGTTAAAACGGTCTTTTCCAaggctaaaaaatataaatttccatgtgattaaaagaaaatgggCTCAAtttcgtatttaaaaaaataattcaaaactaattttattttgtaaaaatgtataaatattcatatttttaataaagcataaaaacaatgtttattatttttactacttGAAACAAACACAGCAACTGATGTAAATAACGGCTGACTATTAagaaatttagtaaaaaagcAACACACAAGTTTCACAATCTTCTGATGGCGAATAAATGTCAatcataaatttgtaaattaataaaaatatatttatttttaataaattctatcTTAAAGCAACTAGTTTCCTGGCTGCTGGTGAAATTAACCGAGCAGCTAACGGAAATTTCGGTTTTGCACTCGGTGAACACGTTTTTGACGGGGGAAAACGTTTGCGCTGATGTCTCAATTGGGAAGCATTTGAACTCACGCGAGTTGCCTGCTCTTTTGATGGGAGTGATTGATTTGGACGCAGAGTGCAATTAGCTCTCTCGGAGGGTAATTGCACAGAAGAGGCTGTCAGCACCTCGCTTTGAAGACGTAATAATGAAAGGGCAAACGAGGCGTAATGCTCAAAAGTCGACCGAGCGTGCCGCCAAATGCGTCCCCTCCGCACCTacgcttttgcttttttttatatcaaccGATTCAAAGGCTTATATTGGCATGTctaatttccattcatagaATAAATATGGGTATGCTCTGACTGcgcatgtttttttttaaatttgtccaaaaatttcaggtttcCTTTATTTCTGTTTCATAATTGGTAGATTAAAaccatatttatatatttattcatgagctaagtttgtttaaaaatagccaGTTGGGATATTCCTCTGTAAAAATATACGGGAAACAAACAGCTTTTGATGTAAACTTTAAATTCCAagcaaaaattgtgtttaaacTTTGTCGTTTGTTGCatactaaaaattataaatagcaaaatgaaaaaatatgtgtaATAAAATGGCGCCAGTGGTCACTTTCGCCACGATTTAGACttaatcctgctactgtgcatccTGAActttaaatgatgaaaatttgtcCAGAAATTGCAGTAGAATCGTAAAAAccgtaaaaacaattttttagaataaaaaaagatttgcaGTCGATTGGCTGggctgatttttattttcttcgcatttaaataaattattttgagagcAGAATATTGAGCAGTAGCAAAATTGAGTCCGGAATTGCAGCGgaaaagtgccttaaaatcaaaagtaaccGCTGGTGCCATCTAATAGTGGCTTGGATCGGTAAGGGCTTTCGCAACTGGTcagaattctattaatttgattgaaaattcaataattttagaacAGTGTATTcacagataaaattaatttatatttcattttcaaataaaatctgcattagcattgtttattttttatttaatttataatgcaTACTTAGTAACAATATTTAACTGActcaaaaacagttttttgcgtGGTgtgtttattatatttatattaaatttaaaaattaaatataattataactTAAAATGATTATGCGGTTAATTTGAACTCATTGTCAGGTGGGGTAGAAGGAAGAAAACCCTGGACTGTGATAATGAAATGGAGAGGTCTAAAGAGCAAAAGTGAGCTCTCGGCGCGGGGAGGCGGACACGACAGCAGGTAGGCGCGTGCCCCCGCTTATTTTCGTGTTGCGAGGTGGTTAGTGAGTGATACGATCGCGATGCCGCTAATTATCGTTAGCCTCAGCCAAGCAGAACCCAGCAGCTCGGCACGCGCCCCCCTCCCACCCCGACTGATTGTGATAGAGCATCATTTCTGCGACAacacataatataatatgtatactCGACGGTGGAGTGGAGGCGGCTCAAGATTTCTGCTAcacggaatttaattttcagcagcaACCGCCACTTCCGGTCCGGCTAATAAATTGGCCTTTGAACCGCAAATAATGCGTGGCAGCTAAAATTGTAACGGATCTGAAAACGCACCGTGAAAGTATCTTTACGCTGCGTTAACTTTTAATAAGAGTctacattttttagttttaaactacaactattttataaaatatttgttttaagac
It encodes:
- the LOC135935923 gene encoding transmembrane reductase CYB561D2-like produces the protein MVKTKGVSNKIFYFAAILLQSFCHGIAIAIPFVVCWYCFSDYSLFSFHPSFFSIGFLLLFTEGFLLFLPDNVLTKTLARQTTGKIHGALQALGFAFSVAGFVIIVVYKFNNNFQHIRSAHSITGLVAFILTCLAFCGGVATRLKVPHLARLKVGHNALGLVAYAVGISALCLGLLAKFPDYVGDGWVTCMVVLTAVTGATIVSNALFSLFKRVKNL